A portion of the Clostridium gelidum genome contains these proteins:
- the rfbF gene encoding glucose-1-phosphate cytidylyltransferase — protein sequence MYAVILAGGFGTRLTEETELKPKPMVDIGGSPIIWHIMNIYSHFGINDFIVCCGYKGYMIKEYFANYHMHMSDMTVDLSSGDINYYNSKAEPWKITLIDTGLNSMTGGRLKRVKDYIGNETFMLTYGDGVADVNIKKLLEFHKTQGKIATVTAVQPGGRFGALNIDDNGTVNTFEEKPIGDGGWINGGFFVMEPQIFDYLENDSTVLEKEPLEILSKHNQLSAYKHNGFWKPMDTLRDKLELENLWKNGRAPWKIWD from the coding sequence ATGTATGCAGTTATACTTGCAGGTGGCTTTGGAACAAGGTTAACTGAAGAAACAGAACTGAAACCAAAGCCTATGGTAGACATAGGCGGAAGCCCTATAATTTGGCATATTATGAATATTTATTCTCATTTTGGTATAAATGATTTTATTGTATGTTGTGGATATAAAGGATATATGATAAAAGAATATTTTGCTAACTATCATATGCACATGAGTGATATGACAGTAGATTTATCTTCTGGAGATATAAATTATTATAATAGCAAAGCTGAACCTTGGAAAATTACTCTTATTGATACAGGATTAAACTCTATGACTGGTGGAAGATTGAAAAGAGTTAAAGATTATATAGGAAATGAAACTTTTATGCTTACTTATGGTGATGGAGTTGCAGATGTAAATATAAAAAAACTTTTAGAGTTTCATAAAACTCAAGGTAAAATAGCAACAGTAACAGCAGTTCAACCTGGTGGAAGATTTGGAGCATTAAATATTGATGATAATGGTACAGTCAATACATTTGAAGAAAAACCTATAGGTGATGGTGGGTGGATAAATGGTGGCTTTTTTGTAATGGAACCACAAATATTTGATTATTTAGAAAATGATAGTACTGTCTTAGAAAAAGAACCATTAGAAATTTTATCAAAACATAACCAACTTTCAGCATATAAGCATAATGGATTTTGGAAGCCTATGGATACATTAAGGGATAAATTAGAATTGGAAAATCTCTGGAAAAATGGAAGAGCACCATGGAAAATATGGGACTAA
- a CDS encoding B12-binding domain-containing radical SAM protein — MNILFVIPLNVKINTDGNNKEQIIKSVPYGVLSIATYIKANSAKEINIEVLDFNSFSYNDLEMCDILTEKIISFKPNILAVSVMFNLPYSYLNEFSKIAHCYDENILILAGGIVATNSFQQLLDENKYVDAVCYGEGEIPYLKLVNSNDIYDIIENDVSWITRKSILKGVKPQTSYINNLDEIPLLDFSLININSYGERLITKNLRKGTSNNNGSVIPIHTTRGCPFNCVFCCAGANHGKKVRYMSAERVVSDVEEMIKLYNLRKLSIDDDQFLFDTQRAKKILEGLSNLGIKIELASGISVAFIDDEIAYLLKKSGVDIVNLAIESGSDHVLKEIISKPLKVAQIKPAIASLRKYGLTVHAFFIIGFPNESEYDRECTLRLINEIGFDWSYIYIATPFKGSRLYDLCIENNYIDLSQNILDATTYNCVINAPNIDPEYITKKAYIMNLEVNFVKNYRMSIGDYEMAGGYFKSISEKYPNHAFAHYYLAKVYEKINEKPEIIQKHYDIYMEILNINEEWRNYAKYFNLIQ, encoded by the coding sequence ATGAATATTTTATTTGTAATACCTTTAAATGTAAAAATAAATACTGATGGTAATAATAAGGAACAAATAATTAAATCAGTTCCCTATGGTGTTTTATCAATAGCTACATATATAAAAGCTAATTCAGCTAAAGAAATAAATATAGAAGTATTAGATTTTAATTCATTTTCATATAATGACCTAGAAATGTGTGATATTTTAACAGAAAAAATAATTAGTTTTAAACCTAATATTTTAGCGGTATCTGTAATGTTTAACTTACCATATAGTTATTTGAATGAATTTTCAAAAATAGCACATTGTTATGATGAAAATATACTTATTTTAGCTGGTGGAATAGTTGCCACTAATTCATTTCAACAACTATTAGATGAAAATAAATATGTTGATGCTGTTTGTTATGGTGAAGGAGAAATTCCATATTTAAAACTTGTAAATTCTAATGATATTTACGATATAATTGAAAATGACGTCTCATGGATTACTAGAAAGTCAATATTAAAAGGAGTAAAACCACAAACTTCATATATAAATAATCTTGATGAAATTCCATTATTAGATTTTAGTTTAATTAATATTAATTCATATGGAGAAAGGCTTATAACTAAAAATCTAAGGAAAGGGACTTCAAATAATAATGGATCAGTTATTCCTATTCATACAACTAGAGGGTGTCCTTTTAATTGTGTTTTTTGCTGTGCTGGAGCTAATCACGGTAAAAAAGTAAGATATATGAGTGCAGAACGAGTTGTTTCAGATGTTGAAGAAATGATAAAATTATATAATCTTCGAAAATTATCAATTGATGATGATCAATTTTTATTTGATACTCAACGAGCAAAAAAAATTTTAGAAGGTCTATCAAACCTTGGTATAAAGATTGAGTTAGCAAGTGGCATTTCTGTTGCATTTATAGATGATGAAATAGCATATCTTTTAAAAAAATCAGGGGTAGATATAGTAAATTTAGCAATAGAATCAGGATCAGATCATGTTCTAAAAGAAATAATTTCTAAACCGCTAAAAGTTGCTCAAATTAAACCTGCTATAGCTTCATTAAGGAAGTATGGGTTAACTGTTCATGCCTTTTTTATAATAGGGTTTCCAAATGAAAGTGAATATGATAGGGAATGCACATTAAGACTTATAAATGAAATTGGTTTTGATTGGAGTTATATTTATATTGCAACCCCATTTAAAGGAAGTAGATTATATGATTTATGTATAGAAAATAACTATATAGATCTATCTCAAAATATTTTAGACGCAACTACATATAATTGTGTTATAAATGCACCCAATATTGATCCGGAATATATTACAAAAAAAGCGTATATTATGAATTTAGAAGTTAACTTCGTTAAAAACTATAGGATGAGCATAGGCGATTATGAAATGGCAGGGGGGTATTTTAAAAGTATATCAGAAAAGTATCCTAATCATGCTTTTGCACATTATTATCTAGCAAAAGTTTATGAAAAAATAAATGAGAAACCAGAAATTATACAGAAACATTATGATATTTACATGGAAATTCTAAATATTAATGAGGAATGGAGGAACTATGCTAAATATTTTAATTTAATACAATAA
- a CDS encoding FkbM family methyltransferase, translating to MLDTILNYKQEIKLLKNLDLLNNEIILYGAGKLGELAIEILNQIGVIPKLIIDKAPEKRGKLLKGIKIISPDDIDENDKDKSIFAICTVNVPFNELYNFLKYYDCKNIFPFFDLIQGYSKQLGITNGWVCNKLSQDDKDNIIKIYDGFQDDISRALYLQVLYWRIKREEILFKDARVTVGEKFFPKDILHTSKQDEFFIDCGAYNGYIIKDFLKYCNYNFNKIIAFEPDLKNYTELNKYISILDEHVRHKIEICNYGIGDKKEKQYFYSGLGEASRFEDQHNKEIVDLNTIDNIFQNYNNISYLKIHVEGYELKVLKGALKVINNSRPIIGVTIYHNEEGLWKVPKFLMENLQGYVFYNRLHCYCGIASVLYAIPKERIV from the coding sequence ATGTTAGATACGATATTGAATTACAAGCAGGAAATAAAGCTACTAAAGAATTTAGATTTACTAAATAATGAAATAATACTTTATGGAGCTGGGAAACTTGGGGAGCTTGCTATAGAAATTTTAAATCAAATAGGAGTTATTCCTAAGCTTATTATTGATAAGGCACCTGAAAAACGTGGAAAATTACTTAAGGGAATAAAAATAATATCACCAGATGATATAGATGAAAATGACAAGGATAAATCCATATTTGCTATTTGTACTGTTAATGTTCCATTTAATGAATTATATAATTTTTTAAAATATTATGATTGTAAGAATATATTTCCATTTTTTGATTTAATTCAAGGGTATTCTAAGCAATTAGGAATAACCAATGGATGGGTTTGTAATAAACTATCTCAAGATGATAAAGATAATATTATTAAAATTTATGATGGATTTCAGGATGATATTTCAAGAGCTTTATATCTACAAGTACTTTATTGGAGAATTAAAAGAGAAGAGATCCTGTTTAAAGATGCAAGAGTTACTGTAGGAGAAAAATTCTTTCCAAAGGATATTCTACATACATCTAAACAAGATGAATTTTTTATAGATTGTGGAGCTTATAATGGATACATAATTAAAGATTTTTTGAAATATTGTAATTATAATTTTAATAAAATAATTGCGTTTGAACCAGATTTGAAAAATTATACAGAACTTAATAAATATATTTCTATTCTGGATGAGCATGTTAGACATAAAATTGAAATATGTAATTATGGTATTGGAGATAAAAAAGAAAAGCAGTATTTTTATTCAGGATTAGGTGAAGCTTCAAGATTTGAAGATCAACATAATAAGGAAATTGTAGATTTAAATACTATTGATAATATTTTTCAAAATTATAACAATATATCATATTTAAAAATACATGTAGAAGGATATGAATTAAAAGTTTTAAAAGGAGCATTAAAAGTTATTAATAATAGTCGCCCTATTATTGGGGTCACAATATATCATAATGAAGAAGGTCTTTGGAAAGTACCTAAGTTTTTAATGGAAAATTTGCAAGGTTATGTATTTTATAATAGATTACATTGCTATTGTGGAATTGCTAGCGTATTATACGCTATACCAAAAGAAAGAATTGTATAA